A window of the Arachis duranensis cultivar V14167 chromosome 5, aradu.V14167.gnm2.J7QH, whole genome shotgun sequence genome harbors these coding sequences:
- the LOC107490442 gene encoding receptor-like serine/threonine-protein kinase SD1-7 → MDMKLMTASEDIYVKMAGKDVEAIVQKRLPKFKKKKQKITSAIIWVLSFGILILCLAIIIYRWEIRKKGKIKEKRESDAINSQHDEEDLELPLFGIDTVTSAANNFSTDNLLGRGGFGPVYKVIKWEKNCCHPCLECIIFLINFVFFSLQDSLVSCFLVLKLD, encoded by the exons ATGGATATGAAATTGATGACTGCATCTGAAGATATTTATGTAAAGATGGCAGGGAAAGATGTAG AAGCAATTGTACAAAAAAGATTGCCCAAGttcaagaaaaagaagcaaaagatTACCTCTGCTATAATCTGGGTGctgtcttttggaattttgatcTTATGCTTGGCCATCATCATTTATAGATGGGAGATTCGTAAAAAAG GAaagataaaagagaaaagagaatcaGATGCAATAAATAGTCAGCATGATGAGGAAGATCTAGAATTGCCCTTATTTGGTATAGATACGGTTACTTCTGCAGCAAATAATTTTTCAACTGACAACTTATTAGGAAGAGGTGGTTTTGGACCAGTTTATAAGGTAATTAAATGGGAAAAAAATTGTTGTCATCCCTGTCTAGAATGCATAATATTcttgataaattttgttttcttttctttacaagATTCCCTAGTTAGTTGCTTTCTGGTGCTTAAGTTAGATTAG
- the LOC127747675 gene encoding mediator of RNA polymerase II transcription subunit 25-like, with product MTINQNQKRLIIVVDGNAMLVQYWPTIISEYLEKIVRNFCDNSQEQENNTVHEVGLVIYTANKSKNTHGSDHIKFLDWTKDMETFLGTLPFFELTGDGSEIMVS from the exons ATGACAATTAATCAAAATCAGAAGCGACTAATCATTGTGGTTGATGGTAATGCAATGTTGGTCCAATATTGGCCAACGATTATTTCAGAATACCTTGAAAAAATTGTCAG GAATTTTTGTGATAACAGTCAAGAACAG GAAAACAACACAGTTCATGAAGTGGGGTTAGTTATTTACACTGCCAACAAATCAAAGAATACTCATG GATCTGATCATATCAAATTCCTTGATTGGACAAAAGATATGGAAACCTTTCTGGGCACTTTACCATTTTTTGAGTTGACTGGTGATGGCTCCGAAATAATGGTAAGTTAA
- the LOC107490373 gene encoding uncharacterized protein LOC107490373, which yields MQIFAMLNISFSVITPTVHPIFRAIFNKANNVDEREIYVLGGRSGEISVLLSRNFIEAHSILQGSTSKNITNFIVQEPITVAAITHVTPDANSVSTTDLPVSEWQSSIAIATMLTGEQSLNAVSAVRLVHIM from the exons ATGCAAATATTTGCCAtg cttaatatatctttttcagTGATAACACCAACTGTGCATCCAATTTTCAGAGCCATTTTTAATAAG GCAAACAACGTTGATGAGAGAGAGATTTATGTCTTGGGAGGCAGAAGTGGTGAGATAAGTGTTTTATTGTCCAGAAACTTCATAGAGGCACACTCAATTCTGCAGGGTTCAACAAGCAAAAACATCACTAATTTTATTGTACAAGAACCAATAACGGTAGCAGCAATAACCCATGTTACACCTGATGCCAATAGTGTTTCAACCACTGATCTTCcag tTTCTGAATGGCAAAGTTCGATTGCTATTGCAACAATGCTTACTGGAGAGCAATCTTTGAACGCTGTTAGTGCGGTAAGACTAGTACATATTATgtaa
- the LOC110281587 gene encoding uncharacterized protein LOC110281587 yields MIDELIKNNNDDDEGIDGILSPTNDIPSSVPLAVFSFEDLLNPNEETISCSSSKTKVSGKDFEEVDEHEFGQALRSTTTTNDEQHKNKSKDKAIMTDDSLTQVAASSMDVPSINIAPSPMMMSVGSSSRMGVPNPVLNSAISSSSNPAHHVLESSAVQAEVHDTSGGMLIPGIEAMFGINKNHSFTEPLVNTHHHNQYLSSSSSSPYYSLFPNSSSLGSIRTMHQLEQYPSSSSAIAPPITHMGHTSLLQFQDPYPSSSSAAALNPDYYFLGAASNNNNARIMGGNYSSPSMLFPFEPSPSLASENGGEGPHSIGYFTQLLRKQQQQATQAYYNNQHRRHMHAGPTTYHLPYSSSKDFNQYVIFTWEGSLIASTYPSGGVSSYKAKAYRKKSTPFE; encoded by the exons ATGATTGATGAATTAATAAAGaacaataatgatgatgatgaaggaaTTGATGGTATCTTATCACCAACCAATGACATACCCAGTTCTGTACCATTGGCAGTGTTCTCCTTTGAAGACCTATTAAATCCAAATGAAGAAacaatttcttgttcttcttctaagaCAAAGGTTTCAGGGAAAGATTTTGAAGAAGTTGATGAACATGAGTTTGGACAGGCATTGAGGAGCACCACTACTACTAATGATGAACAACACAAGAACAAATCAAAAGACAAAGCTATAATGACTGATGATTCATTAACTCAAGTTGCGGCTTCATCAATGGATGTTCCCTCTATTAATATTGCACCTTCCCCTATGATGATGAGTGTGGGATCAAGTAGTAGAATGGGTGTACCTAACCCTGTTCTTAACTCTGCAATTTCTTCATCATCAAATCCTGCTCATCATGTTCTCGAATCCTCTGCAG TGCAAGCAGAAGTGCATGATACAAGTGGTGGTATGTTGATTCCAGGAATAGAAGCTATGTTTGGGATTAACAAGAATCACAGTTTTACTGAACCATTAGTGAATACTCATCATCACAATCAATAtctctcatcatcatcatcatcaccatatTATTCCTTGTTTCCTAATTCCTCATCACTTGGGAGTATTAGAACTATGCATCAACTTGAAcaatatccatcatcttcttcagCAATAGCACCACCAATAACTCATATGGGACACACCTCGCTCCTTCAATTTCAAGACCCATATCCATCTTCATCATCAGCAGCAGCACTAAACCCAGACTACTACTTTCTTGGTGCTgctagtaataataataatgcaagaatAATGGGAGGAAATTACTCATCACCATCAATGCTGTTTCCATTTGAACCATCCCCATCATTAGCATcagaaaatggaggagaaggaCCACATAGCATTGGATACTTCACACAATTGTTGCGAAAACAGCAACAACAAGCTACACAAGCTTACTATAATAATCAGCATCGCCGCCATATGCATGCAGGGCCAACCACATACCATTTGCCTTACTCTTCTTCAAAGGATTTCAATCAGTATGTTATCTTTACATGGGAG GGATCTTTAATTGCAAGTACTTACCCTTCTGGTGGAGTGTCCTCCTATAAAGCAAAG GCCTACAGAAAAAAATCGACACCATTTGAGTAA